A stretch of Brassica rapa cultivar Chiifu-401-42 chromosome A08, CAAS_Brap_v3.01, whole genome shotgun sequence DNA encodes these proteins:
- the LOC103835530 gene encoding uncharacterized protein LOC103835530, with product MGKAIGNGKDTLIWDEPWLSSDKPSRPMGPPTRESKDWRVSDLILEDSGEWNRERIELILPNAATEILSIKPSKLGKTDALVWLPTKDGEYSTKTGYYTGLALQETTQPQPSPHHPCNWNTDIWRGAFSPKLRVFLWKIVKGALPLGENLEKRSILSVSKCIHCGQQETAAHLFLHCSFATKVWEMAPLLHVQYITSATTFTTALKESKRTTTLPPTGLADGPLFPWICWTIWTTRNQLIFENRVFSPLETLTKAICLAREWQEAQLHGKVQDSTIPVLNRRSNATNTFAGVSVYTDASWKEGSNNAGLGWIFTDHLGSIIIKESKLEEFVSSPLMAEGLAIREALLQARRQGYSTLTVFSDAQTLVRAINDRKPLKELFGIIHDILQLSLEFSVISFVYISRLNNSAADALAKGALLVSSSTQLPV from the coding sequence ATGGGGAAAGCTATAGGCAATGGAAAAGATACTTTGATTTGGGACGAGCCTTGGCTGTCTTCAGACAAGCCATCACGCCCAATGGGACCACCTACAAGGGAATCAAAGGACTGGCGAGTATCAGATCTAATCTTGGAGGACTCCGGGGAATGGAACAGAGAACGAATCGAGCTCATACTACCTAATGCCGCTACTGAAATCCTCAGCATCAAGCCAAGCAAGTTAGGCAAAACAGATGCTCTGGTTTGGCTCCCAACAAAGGATGGCGAATACAGCACTAAGACGGGTTACTACACAGGCTTAGCTTTACAGGAGACAACACAACCACAACCCTCACCCCATCACCCTTGTAACTGGAACACTGACATTTGGAGAGGAGCTTTCTCACCGAAACTCAGAGTATTCCTTTGGAAGATCGTCAAGGGCGCACTACCGCTAGGGGAGAATCTTGAGAAGAGAAGCATTTTGTCTGTTTCAAAATGCATTCACTGTGGCCAACAAGAGACGGCAGCTCACCTTTTCTTACACTGTAGTTTCGCTACAAAGGTGTGGGAAATGGCTCCGCTACTCCATGTACAATATATCACCTCGGCTACTACCTTCACTACAGCTCTGAAAGAGTCAAAAAGGACTACTACCCTACCACCGACAGGACTGGCTGATGGACCCCTGTTTCCCTGGATTTGTTGGACAATTTGGACTACTAGGAATCAGCTAATCTTTGAAAACAGAGTTTTCTCACCATTGGAAACACTTACCAAAGCAATATGCTTGGCGCGCGAATGGCAGGAGGCTCAGCTTCATGGAAAGGTGCAGGACTCAACTATCCCGGTGCTGAACCGGAGAAGCAACGCAACCAACACTTTTGCTGGAGTCTCGGTGTATACTGATGCATCATGGAAAGAAGGATCAAACAATGCGGGGCTCGGCTGGATCTTTACGGACCACCTAGGAAGCATCATCATAAAAGAAAGCAAACTGGAGGAGTTCGTATCGTCCCCTCTCATGGCGGAGGGTCTAGCAATACGAGAAGCGTTGCTTCAAGCCCGCCGGCAGGGCTACTCCACTTTGACAGTGTTCTCGGACGCTCAGACGTTAGTCAGAGCCATCAACGACAGAAAACCTCTTAAAGAGCTGTTTGGAATCATCCATGATATCCTACAACTGTCTCTTGAGTTCTCTGTTATTTCCTTTGTTTACATTTCTCGCTTGAACAATTCAGCTGCAGATGCCCTTGCTAAAGGTGCTCTACtagtttcttcttctactcaGCTTCCAGTGTAA